The Campylobacter concisus genome has a window encoding:
- a CDS encoding murein hydrolase activator EnvC family protein, protein MKKGIFTLLLAFSLAFASNTKEKIKDSKNSLRSTQAMSEQLSKKLDDLAGDIVNGEKKLRGISGDITNLKGQISVLETNASKALLELDDLTKQNKELERTQKELEQNMIRIIAEDLSFDLMMSASEGKQSEESIISSQILTKLNAIAKEDFKRLSENYEDTIEKIKNKSSKINEINSSIKNYRRKQNDLQSLESTQKNTINGLKRDKEIYSKKLAKLQAQQDELRKTLEQLAIMQKQEDEAARAAREKQERAASKGDKKGLKSQPMGGGYQTSSVKRYSGARTIAPLDSYSVKQKFGNYVDPIYNIKIFNESVVLRSSTPDAKVKSVLNGKVVFAKATPMLENVVIIENENGIHTIYAHLSQIAPTVKVGSVVQKGYVIGRVRNDLTFEVTQKNYHIDPLEMISK, encoded by the coding sequence ATGAAAAAAGGAATTTTTACACTTTTGCTAGCATTTAGTCTAGCTTTTGCATCAAATACTAAAGAGAAGATAAAAGACTCCAAAAACTCGCTAAGATCGACGCAGGCTATGAGCGAGCAGCTTAGCAAAAAGCTTGATGACTTGGCCGGCGATATCGTAAATGGCGAGAAAAAACTGCGCGGCATAAGCGGCGATATCACAAATTTAAAAGGTCAAATTTCAGTTCTTGAGACAAATGCTTCAAAAGCGCTTCTTGAGCTTGATGATCTAACAAAGCAAAACAAAGAGCTAGAGCGCACTCAAAAAGAGCTAGAGCAAAATATGATAAGGATCATCGCAGAAGACCTCTCATTTGATCTCATGATGTCAGCAAGCGAGGGCAAACAAAGCGAAGAGAGCATCATCTCATCGCAAATTTTAACCAAGCTAAACGCCATAGCTAAAGAGGACTTTAAAAGACTTAGTGAGAACTACGAAGATACGATAGAGAAGATAAAAAACAAATCAAGTAAGATAAATGAGATAAACTCAAGCATAAAAAACTATAGGCGCAAGCAAAATGATCTACAAAGCCTAGAGAGCACGCAGAAAAATACAATAAACGGGCTAAAACGTGATAAAGAAATTTACAGCAAAAAGCTAGCCAAGCTTCAAGCGCAGCAAGATGAGCTAAGAAAGACACTAGAACAGCTTGCTATCATGCAAAAACAAGAGGATGAAGCCGCACGTGCAGCCAGAGAAAAGCAAGAAAGAGCAGCTAGCAAAGGTGACAAAAAAGGGTTAAAGAGCCAGCCAATGGGTGGGGGCTATCAAACAAGCTCAGTTAAGAGATACTCAGGCGCAAGGACGATCGCTCCACTTGATAGCTACTCTGTAAAGCAAAAATTTGGCAATTACGTAGATCCGATATATAACATCAAAATTTTCAATGAGTCAGTCGTGCTTCGCTCAAGCACGCCAGATGCGAAGGTAAAAAGCGTGCTAAATGGCAAGGTCGTATTTGCAAAAGCGACTCCGATGCTTGAAAATGTCGTCATTATAGAAAACGAAAATGGCATCCACACGATCTACGCTCACCTAAGCCAGATCGCGCCAACTGTAAAAGTAGGCTCAGTCGTGCAAAAAGGCTATGTCATAGGCCGAGTTAGAAACGATCTAACCTTTGAAGTAACGCAAAAAAACTACCATATCGACCCGCTTGAAATGATCTCAAAATAG
- a CDS encoding DNA-directed RNA polymerase subunit omega: MRTEQITARALKQVGDDRYKLSLIVAKRAEALANGAIALVDADTSKMKFADIALLEVAEGKIGLEAIVEGK; the protein is encoded by the coding sequence ATGAGAACAGAACAAATCACAGCAAGAGCGCTAAAACAAGTAGGAGATGACAGATATAAGCTTTCACTTATCGTTGCAAAGCGTGCAGAAGCGCTAGCAAATGGCGCCATAGCTTTAGTTGATGCTGATACTTCAAAGATGAAATTTGCTGACATCGCACTACTTGAAGTGGCTGAGGGCAAAATAGGCTTAGAGGCAATAGTTGAAGGAAAATAG
- the trmB gene encoding tRNA (guanosine(46)-N7)-methyltransferase TrmB, with the protein MPNFIASSLKELSFPFGNDKIKFLWQANGRNERLIYTKNEDEGFFLAVKPGKNGVVVKGEKLTKPAKVGLLQEALELFKEQSCNGVISQAFAVKKTNLTKKVSEILSLEEFAPAFCELKDKFKEIFIEIGFGSGRHLLYQAKNNPNALVIGIEVYKPSIEQVAKLAKVNALENVRLINTDARLLLSLVGSNLVNRVFLHFPVPWDKAEHRRVVSSAFALECERILKLGGKFELRTDSKEYCDFSLSKFLEPTNSKIEAFKNRNLEVTSKYEDRWRRQDKDIYDVIYTCEVESGESVLTGDFSFKEKTSVKNIIKNFKNFIIKKEDHFLHFEEIYTIKEGEILLKVAFGAFNKPEQCFIKISDEKSEYFIKKPILIRENLAAHELLKEYLADARDN; encoded by the coding sequence ATGCCAAATTTCATCGCTTCGTCCTTAAAAGAGCTCTCGTTTCCATTTGGTAACGACAAGATCAAATTTCTTTGGCAGGCAAATGGCCGAAACGAGAGGCTCATCTACACAAAAAATGAAGATGAAGGCTTTTTTCTAGCCGTAAAGCCAGGCAAAAATGGCGTCGTCGTAAAGGGAGAAAAGCTTACAAAGCCTGCTAAAGTTGGCCTTTTACAAGAAGCACTTGAGCTTTTTAAAGAGCAAAGTTGTAACGGCGTCATCAGTCAAGCATTTGCTGTGAAAAAGACAAATTTGACCAAAAAAGTGAGTGAAATTTTAAGTCTTGAAGAGTTTGCGCCAGCTTTTTGCGAGCTAAAAGATAAATTTAAAGAGATTTTTATCGAGATAGGCTTTGGCTCTGGCAGGCACTTGCTCTATCAGGCTAAAAACAACCCAAATGCCCTAGTTATCGGCATAGAGGTCTATAAGCCAAGCATCGAGCAAGTAGCCAAGCTTGCTAAGGTAAATGCCCTAGAAAACGTGCGGCTGATAAACACAGACGCAAGGCTCTTACTCTCGCTAGTTGGATCAAATTTAGTTAATAGGGTATTTTTACACTTCCCAGTGCCGTGGGACAAGGCAGAGCATAGACGCGTGGTCTCATCGGCGTTTGCGCTTGAGTGCGAGAGGATACTAAAGCTTGGTGGTAAATTTGAGCTACGGACTGATAGCAAGGAGTATTGCGACTTTAGTTTGAGTAAATTTTTAGAACCCACAAACTCAAAGATAGAGGCTTTTAAAAATAGAAATTTAGAAGTAACAAGCAAGTATGAAGACCGCTGGAGACGCCAAGATAAGGATATCTACGATGTTATTTATACTTGTGAGGTTGAAAGTGGCGAGAGCGTTTTGACTGGGGATTTTAGCTTTAAAGAAAAGACAAGCGTAAAAAATATCATTAAAAATTTCAAAAATTTCATCATAAAAAAAGAGGATCATTTTTTACATTTTGAAGAAATTTACACCATAAAAGAGGGTGAAATTTTGCTAAAAGTCGCTTTTGGAGCGTTTAACAAACCTGAGCAGTGTTTCATCAAAATAAGCGATGAAAAAAGCGAATATTTTATAAAAAAACCGATCTTAATACGTGAAAATTTAGCAGCACACGAGCTTTTGAAGGAGTATTTGGCTGATGCAAGAGATAATTAG
- a CDS encoding RelA/SpoT family protein, with amino-acid sequence MKENSLFLEQLIEQILACKNVSEAIKLLFSLCERSEILDKAIDSCVTSHAGQYRKSGEPYAIHPILVASIVANMGGDESMVIAALLHDVVEDTDVTLGELQAEFGDEVAKLVEGLTKIVAIRENKLASSDSNEKLASSALTFRKMLLISIEDVRVLVVKLCDRLHNMLTLEALRPEKQKRIAEETLMVYAPIAHRLGISSIKNMLEDLSFKYAMPEEYAKIDSYLNKNKQQLSLKLNAFHEKVSQILLENGFIEGTFEIQKRIKHYYSIYLKMQRKGISIEEVLDLLAIRILVEKPLDCYLALGNLHINFNPLISRFKDYIALPKQNGYQTIHTTIFDNKSIFEAQVRTYDMHKTAEYGVAAHWKYKNGEGSLLNPKLDWLNDISMQNSENEGNVEELYEYAKDSLYIEDIAVYSPKGEVFTLPRGATALDYAYEIHSEIGLYAKEAYINRVRMPLLTELKNGDIVRIVTGEEAKFRCSWINSVRTGKAKATIRSFCKQKIRDINYKMAIDILKSVFNVSKDRILEWIESENLGKKVFRAATDSEYLQEVANMLKKYIRKERPFMISLGDKYQIKKQKFENIVIYSNHKISNVEFDYCCNPKRGDSIVGFKNGHTVTVHHKLCERAGKLMDKGDEIIFVKWTRNAPHRYKILLNLENRKGALAEFLTYLARLDINLATISLNEANDLSGDKFEISVEIAENIDANEIKEKIKDRYKIIDFVSQSDPYHN; translated from the coding sequence TTGAAGGAAAATAGTCTTTTTTTAGAGCAGTTAATAGAGCAAATTTTAGCTTGTAAAAACGTTTCAGAAGCGATAAAACTGCTCTTTTCTCTTTGTGAAAGAAGTGAAATTTTAGACAAAGCTATCGATAGCTGCGTCACATCTCACGCTGGACAATACCGCAAAAGTGGCGAACCATACGCCATCCACCCCATCTTAGTAGCCTCTATCGTAGCAAACATGGGCGGCGATGAGAGTATGGTTATAGCTGCACTTCTTCATGACGTGGTTGAAGATACCGACGTAACGTTAGGTGAGCTTCAGGCTGAATTTGGCGATGAGGTTGCAAAGCTAGTTGAAGGGCTTACAAAGATAGTTGCCATTAGAGAAAATAAGCTTGCAAGCTCAGATAGCAACGAAAAACTTGCAAGTTCGGCGCTAACTTTTAGAAAGATGCTCTTAATCTCCATAGAAGACGTCAGAGTCCTTGTCGTAAAGCTTTGCGACAGACTTCACAACATGCTAACGCTTGAAGCGCTAAGGCCTGAAAAGCAAAAACGCATAGCTGAAGAGACGCTTATGGTCTATGCTCCGATCGCTCATAGGCTAGGAATTTCATCGATCAAAAACATGCTTGAAGATCTAAGCTTTAAGTATGCGATGCCAGAAGAATACGCAAAGATCGATAGCTACCTAAACAAAAACAAGCAACAACTTAGCCTAAAACTAAATGCTTTTCACGAAAAGGTAAGCCAAATTTTGCTTGAAAATGGCTTTATCGAGGGCACTTTTGAGATACAAAAACGCATAAAACACTACTACTCGATCTATCTAAAGATGCAAAGAAAGGGCATTTCTATCGAAGAGGTGCTTGACTTGCTTGCTATTAGAATTCTCGTGGAAAAGCCGCTTGATTGCTACCTGGCACTTGGAAATTTACATATAAATTTTAACCCTCTCATCTCGAGGTTTAAAGACTATATTGCACTTCCAAAGCAAAATGGCTATCAAACGATACACACAACCATTTTTGATAACAAAAGCATCTTTGAGGCGCAAGTTCGCACTTATGATATGCATAAAACCGCTGAATACGGTGTCGCCGCTCACTGGAAATATAAAAACGGCGAGGGCAGCCTCTTAAATCCAAAGCTTGACTGGCTAAATGACATCAGCATGCAAAATAGCGAGAACGAGGGCAACGTCGAAGAGCTTTATGAATATGCAAAAGATAGCCTTTATATCGAAGATATCGCAGTTTATTCTCCAAAGGGAGAGGTCTTTACATTGCCACGCGGTGCTACGGCGCTTGATTATGCTTATGAGATTCACTCAGAGATCGGACTTTACGCAAAAGAAGCTTATATAAACCGCGTTAGGATGCCGCTTCTAACAGAGCTAAAAAATGGCGACATCGTTAGGATAGTAACTGGCGAAGAGGCTAAATTTCGCTGTTCGTGGATAAATAGTGTGCGAACAGGCAAGGCAAAGGCGACGATAAGGTCATTTTGTAAGCAAAAGATAAGAGATATAAACTACAAAATGGCGATAGATATCTTAAAATCAGTATTTAACGTCTCAAAAGATAGAATTTTAGAGTGGATAGAGAGCGAAAATTTAGGCAAAAAGGTCTTTCGCGCGGCAACTGATAGCGAGTATCTACAAGAAGTGGCAAATATGCTTAAAAAATACATCAGAAAAGAGCGTCCATTTATGATCTCTTTGGGCGACAAATACCAGATCAAAAAGCAAAAATTTGAAAACATAGTGATCTACTCAAATCACAAAATTTCAAATGTCGAGTTTGATTATTGTTGCAATCCAAAAAGGGGCGATAGCATAGTTGGCTTTAAAAATGGTCACACCGTGACAGTGCATCACAAGCTTTGCGAGCGCGCTGGTAAGCTCATGGATAAAGGCGATGAGATCATCTTTGTCAAATGGACGAGAAATGCTCCACATAGGTATAAAATTTTATTAAATTTAGAAAATAGAAAAGGTGCGTTGGCTGAATTTTTAACATATCTTGCTAGACTTGATATAAATTTAGCTACAATCTCGCTAAACGAAGCAAATGATCTTAGCGGAGATAAGTTTGAAATAAGCGTCGAAATAGCAGAAAACATCGATGCAAACGAGATCAAAGAGAAGATCAAAGATAGATATAAGATTATTGATTTTGTTTCGCAAAGTGACCCATATCATAATTAG
- a CDS encoding fibronectin type III domain-containing protein → MKKFALRILTPFLVAFLAGCGSSVPTQQSTSLPTITSLKTISDMTEVGFEWNPVTDESVVGYYLYRSNPNDANSKMQLVANIKDRFATHYVDRDLAPETTYSYQMRTYSSNAISQPGAIATATTKPLLDSVPFAQAITGLPGRVKVIWRPHPDSTVASYIIQRSDAGANKFSQIAEVNGRLNAEYIDTEVKPGRSYEYRILVKTSSGVISKPSQNISATTKELP, encoded by the coding sequence ATGAAAAAATTTGCCCTACGCATATTGACACCATTTTTAGTAGCTTTCTTAGCGGGATGCGGCTCTAGCGTACCGACTCAGCAAAGCACGTCACTACCAACGATTACAAGCTTAAAAACTATTTCAGATATGACAGAAGTTGGCTTTGAGTGGAACCCAGTGACCGATGAGAGCGTCGTTGGCTACTACCTTTACCGCTCAAATCCAAACGATGCAAACTCAAAAATGCAACTAGTTGCAAACATAAAAGACCGCTTTGCTACGCACTATGTGGATCGTGACCTAGCTCCAGAGACCACTTACTCATACCAAATGAGAACCTACTCAAGCAACGCCATCTCTCAACCAGGTGCGATCGCAACTGCGACAACTAAGCCACTACTTGACTCTGTACCATTTGCACAAGCTATCACAGGGCTTCCAGGCCGCGTAAAAGTGATCTGGAGACCACATCCTGATAGCACAGTAGCTAGCTACATCATCCAAAGAAGCGATGCAGGAGCTAATAAATTTAGCCAGATCGCAGAGGTAAATGGCAGACTAAATGCCGAGTATATCGACACTGAGGTAAAACCTGGCAGGTCTTATGAGTATAGGATCTTAGTTAAAACTTCTTCTGGCGTCATCTCAAAACCAAGCCAAAACATAAGCGCCACAACAAAGGAGTTACCCTAA
- the pyrH gene encoding UMP kinase, with product MSKRKRVLVKFSGEALAGENGFGIDTAVLKFIASEIKELIDGGIEVGIVIGGGNIVRGVSAAKDGIIKRTSGDHMGMLATVINSIAMREALERSGLEVRVQSAIKMEAICETFIVGRAQRHLEKGRVVIFAAGTGNPFFTTDTAATLRAIEIGSDMIIKATKVDGVYDKDPKKFKDAKLLKSLNYEKAMSDDIKVMDDTAIALAKDNALPILVCNMFKAGNLLKIINEEEAALYSVVK from the coding sequence ATGAGTAAGAGAAAACGCGTATTGGTCAAATTTTCAGGCGAGGCCTTGGCTGGAGAAAATGGTTTTGGCATAGACACAGCTGTGCTTAAATTTATAGCAAGCGAGATAAAAGAACTCATCGATGGTGGGATCGAAGTTGGCATCGTAATAGGCGGTGGTAACATAGTGCGTGGTGTGAGCGCTGCAAAAGATGGTATCATCAAGCGAACAAGTGGCGATCACATGGGCATGCTAGCAACTGTCATCAACTCGATCGCGATGCGTGAAGCTTTGGAGAGAAGCGGCCTTGAGGTAAGAGTGCAAAGCGCGATCAAGATGGAGGCGATCTGCGAGACTTTCATCGTGGGACGTGCGCAGCGCCATTTGGAAAAGGGCAGAGTTGTTATCTTTGCTGCAGGCACGGGCAATCCATTCTTCACAACAGATACAGCAGCCACGCTAAGAGCTATCGAGATCGGCTCAGATATGATCATAAAAGCGACAAAAGTTGATGGCGTTTATGACAAAGATCCTAAAAAATTCAAAGATGCAAAACTTCTAAAATCACTGAACTACGAAAAGGCGATGAGCGATGACATCAAGGTTATGGACGACACTGCCATAGCTTTAGCAAAGGATAACGCACTGCCGATCTTAGTTTGTAATATGTTTAAGGCTGGAAATTTATTAAAAATAATAAATGAAGAAGAAGCAGCCCTATACTCAGTTGTAAAATAA
- a CDS encoding cell division protein FtsX gives MRSLKNHLGFILPLIALLFSVQFSLTADKIVREYERLMGNDYNIVVVSNKELSEPVLKPVVSTLASIEPLSPQKIIDRLSNDISAKNLSILQNALPKFYSLRLSEFPSPEYMEEIKQKLLKFDGISKVETFSKTHDKVFKMLNLAKSISYAFMAILCVVGLMLMLKQTKIWLFEHRERIEIMTLFGAPFWLKSAMLYKSAMVDSIVATIAVGAFFFFLPSIEIFRENAASIDVVLPSLDLSRDIFILFGVAVVLSIFAVSLVMSKARKSTI, from the coding sequence ATGAGATCGCTTAAAAATCACCTTGGATTTATATTGCCGCTGATCGCACTTTTATTTTCAGTGCAGTTTAGCCTCACAGCGGACAAGATCGTAAGAGAGTATGAGAGGCTTATGGGAAATGACTACAACATCGTGGTGGTCTCAAACAAAGAGCTAAGCGAGCCAGTGCTAAAGCCAGTGGTTAGCACGCTAGCTAGCATTGAGCCACTAAGCCCGCAAAAGATCATCGACCGCCTATCAAACGACATCTCGGCTAAAAATTTATCCATCCTTCAAAACGCTTTGCCTAAATTTTACTCGCTAAGATTAAGTGAATTTCCATCGCCAGAATATATGGAGGAGATAAAGCAAAAGCTTTTGAAATTTGATGGTATAAGCAAGGTCGAGACATTTTCAAAGACCCATGACAAGGTCTTTAAGATGCTAAATTTAGCTAAAAGCATATCGTATGCATTTATGGCGATACTTTGTGTCGTTGGGCTTATGCTTATGCTTAAGCAGACTAAAATTTGGCTATTTGAGCATAGAGAGCGCATCGAGATCATGACGCTTTTTGGCGCGCCATTTTGGCTAAAATCAGCCATGCTCTATAAATCAGCCATGGTTGATAGCATAGTTGCGACCATTGCTGTTGGTGCATTTTTCTTTTTCTTGCCTAGTATTGAAATTTTTAGAGAAAATGCCGCAAGCATCGATGTAGTCTTGCCTAGCCTTGATCTTTCAAGAGATATTTTTATCTTATTTGGCGTGGCTGTGGTTTTAAGCATTTTTGCTGTTAGTTTAGTGATGAGCAAGGCTAGAAAAAGCACGATATGA
- a CDS encoding RluA family pseudouridine synthase, with product MVKFNVLNSSRLDVAVAKELQISRNQALNLIKDSLVSVNLKPISKPSFLLNENDEICVNFAPKKEVQNEYEVNFDIPIIYEDDDLIVLNKPPQIVVHQAPSVKEATLVEWLNKKGFMLSNLNGDVRAGIVHRLDKGTSGAIVVAKNNFAHAKLSEQLSDKSMGRIYLALTDLPLKEDVIIDKPIGRNPNNRLKKAIVADAKFAKSAFVNLLSEGGVNLIAAKLFTGRTHQIRVHLASINRHILGDDLYGFKSQGDKISRVMLHAYMLYFIHPRTGKRVEFTAKTYDDFNQIIYKKIPKEIFDEKICPTHIDTIFSSFLSGMRL from the coding sequence TTGGTTAAATTTAATGTTTTAAATAGCTCAAGACTCGACGTTGCAGTGGCCAAAGAGCTTCAAATTTCACGTAATCAAGCTTTAAATTTGATAAAAGACTCCCTTGTAAGCGTAAATTTAAAGCCTATCTCAAAACCAAGCTTTTTGTTAAATGAAAACGATGAAATTTGCGTAAATTTTGCCCCAAAAAAAGAGGTACAAAACGAGTACGAAGTAAATTTCGATATCCCGATTATATATGAAGACGACGATCTCATAGTGCTAAACAAACCCCCGCAAATCGTCGTTCACCAAGCCCCAAGCGTCAAAGAGGCGACACTTGTCGAGTGGCTAAACAAAAAAGGCTTTATGCTCTCAAATTTAAACGGTGACGTAAGAGCTGGCATCGTCCACCGCCTAGATAAGGGCACGAGTGGCGCTATCGTCGTCGCTAAAAACAACTTCGCCCATGCAAAACTAAGCGAGCAGCTAAGCGATAAGAGCATGGGACGAATTTATCTAGCGCTCACCGACCTACCCCTAAAAGAGGACGTCATCATCGACAAGCCAATCGGCAGAAATCCAAACAACCGCCTAAAAAAAGCGATCGTCGCAGACGCTAAATTTGCAAAAAGTGCCTTTGTAAATTTGCTAAGCGAAGGTGGAGTAAATTTGATAGCAGCAAAGCTTTTTACAGGCAGGACGCACCAGATAAGAGTGCATCTTGCAAGCATAAATCGCCACATTTTAGGCGATGATTTATACGGATTTAAGAGCCAAGGCGATAAAATAAGCAGGGTTATGCTTCACGCTTATATGCTCTATTTTATCCATCCGCGAACTGGCAAAAGGGTAGAATTTACCGCAAAAACGTATGATGACTTTAACCAAATAATTTACAAAAAAATTCCCAAGGAGATTTTTGATGAAAAAATTTGCCCTACGCATATTGACACCATTTTTAGTAGCTTTCTTAGCGGGATGCGGCTCTAG
- a CDS encoding cell division ATP-binding protein FtsE has product MQEIISARNLSLAYERNEVVINSVNLDIYANDFVFITGKSGSGKSTLLKSFYGEISPLAGELNVCMTQMDDIDDKRLCELRQRVGIIFQNYRLINEWNVEKNVMLPLIIKGVNQNVSKKQVAKLLKHVNMLHKADKYPMELSGGEQQRVAMARALAHNPNLLLCDEPTGNLDEYSSDVIWSLLKSAREFLGTSVVVVTHHIPSTLRIPYRHFVIENGGVHEIA; this is encoded by the coding sequence ATGCAAGAGATAATTAGCGCAAGAAATTTAAGCCTAGCTTATGAGCGCAACGAGGTTGTGATCAATAGCGTAAATTTAGACATCTACGCAAATGACTTTGTCTTTATCACAGGCAAGAGTGGAAGCGGAAAAAGCACGCTTTTAAAGTCATTTTACGGAGAAATTTCGCCCCTAGCTGGCGAGCTAAATGTCTGCATGACGCAAATGGACGACATCGATGACAAAAGACTTTGCGAGCTTAGGCAGCGAGTTGGCATTATATTTCAAAACTACCGCTTGATAAATGAGTGGAATGTCGAAAAAAACGTCATGCTGCCACTTATCATCAAAGGCGTCAATCAAAATGTGAGCAAAAAGCAGGTGGCTAAACTTTTAAAACATGTAAATATGCTTCACAAAGCCGATAAATACCCTATGGAGCTAAGTGGTGGCGAACAGCAAAGAGTTGCCATGGCAAGAGCACTCGCGCACAATCCAAATTTGCTCTTATGTGACGAGCCAACGGGAAATTTAGACGAATACTCAAGCGATGTCATCTGGTCGCTTCTAAAATCAGCCAGAGAATTTCTAGGCACAAGCGTCGTCGTGGTGACGCATCACATCCCATCAACGCTTCGCATCCCATACCGCCACTTTGTAATAGAAAATGGAGGCGTGCATGAGATCGCTTAA